Proteins encoded within one genomic window of Synechococcus sp. PCC 7335:
- a CDS encoding undecaprenyl-diphosphate phosphatase, with amino-acid sequence MLIPGMLLWMMTASGATDQSMTLIRAVVIGIVQGLTEFLPISSTAHVKVVPVVLGWGDPGVSFTAVIQLGSVAAILWYFWNDLSMVTVNFLKALLAKRFGSLEFRLGLGILLGTLPIVVVGLYLKLFVPGYEDSIVRSTSAIAITSIVMAILLAIAELLGKRRRDFGKLGLFDGLLVGIAQAFALVPGASRSGSTLTAGLFIGLKRETAARFSFLLGMPAILLSGLVSITDVVGADSAVALVPLLGGLAAAVVSSYLAIAWLIDFLKKHSTWVFVWYRLAFGAVILIAIALGRLENI; translated from the coding sequence ATGCTGATACCAGGAATGCTGCTCTGGATGATGACGGCCTCGGGAGCCACTGACCAATCAATGACGCTGATTCGAGCTGTTGTGATTGGGATTGTCCAAGGGCTAACAGAATTTTTGCCGATTAGCAGTACAGCTCATGTAAAAGTCGTGCCGGTTGTGCTCGGCTGGGGCGATCCGGGGGTATCGTTTACGGCAGTGATTCAGCTGGGCAGCGTTGCCGCGATTCTTTGGTACTTTTGGAACGATCTGTCTATGGTGACAGTGAATTTTCTCAAGGCGCTGTTGGCAAAGCGCTTTGGCTCGCTTGAGTTTCGATTGGGTTTAGGTATTCTGCTAGGAACGTTGCCAATCGTGGTAGTGGGCCTGTATCTAAAGCTGTTTGTCCCTGGCTACGAGGATTCAATCGTGCGTTCGACATCAGCGATCGCCATCACCTCAATTGTAATGGCGATCTTGCTGGCGATCGCAGAACTACTGGGTAAGCGCAGGCGTGATTTTGGCAAGCTAGGGCTCTTTGATGGTTTGCTTGTGGGCATTGCTCAAGCCTTTGCGCTGGTTCCTGGGGCCTCTCGCTCTGGTTCTACGCTGACGGCTGGGCTGTTCATTGGTCTCAAGCGGGAAACGGCGGCTAGATTTTCTTTCTTATTAGGAATGCCAGCAATACTACTATCAGGGCTAGTGTCTATCACAGATGTTGTCGGCGCTGATAGTGCCGTTGCCTTAGTGCCTTTATTAGGGGGCTTAGCAGCGGCGGTAGTATCGTCTTATCTAGCGATCGCCTGGCTAATTGATTTTTTAAAAAAGCACAGTACTTGGGTCTTCGTCTGGTACCGTCTTGCGTTTGGTGCGGTGATTTTGATTGCGATCGCGCTTGGAAGATTGGAGAATATATAG
- a CDS encoding TIGR03279 family radical SAM protein yields the protein MKTTTLSPAKVTSVVSGSIAEEIGFEAGDRLVSVNGQRPRDLIDYRFLCADEVLNLEVIDAKGVSHQIEIEKDFDEELGLEFETALFDGLIQCVNRCPFCFIDQQPPGKRETLYLKDDDYRLSFLYGSYLTLTNIPPAEWDRIAQLRLSPLYVSVHATEPEVRSRLLKNDRAAQILDHIRWFQSHRLQIHAQVVVCPGINDGPHLERTLKDLAAFHTGDVPTVISAAVVPVGLTRFRPDQDELVPVTTAKAQEVIDQVTAIQADFQAKLGTTFAWLADEWFLMGRRSLPPEHHYESYPQIGNGVGSIRLFLKEFDQLAQKLPAKVTPPRKVTWVVGNAVEHAFAPLVDRLNQVDGLSVDMVAINSDYWGQEITVTGLLTGQDVARHLSRRALGDYVLLPTVMLKQGDSQRPEDTYFLDDMSLLSLENELNCSVLSVASLSELIDACCGSTPSYMPLSRVAMSAKLNQVIDPHLLN from the coding sequence ATGAAAACCACCACTCTTTCCCCTGCTAAAGTCACCAGCGTGGTCTCAGGCTCGATTGCTGAAGAGATTGGATTTGAAGCGGGCGATCGGCTGGTCTCTGTGAACGGGCAGCGCCCTAGAGACTTGATCGACTACCGATTTTTGTGCGCTGATGAAGTTTTAAACTTGGAAGTGATAGACGCAAAAGGCGTCTCGCATCAGATCGAAATCGAAAAGGATTTTGATGAGGAGCTTGGTTTAGAGTTTGAGACAGCGCTATTTGATGGACTCATTCAGTGTGTCAATCGCTGTCCGTTTTGCTTTATCGATCAGCAGCCACCTGGAAAAAGAGAGACGCTGTATCTAAAAGACGATGACTACCGACTGAGCTTTCTATATGGCAGCTATCTGACACTGACTAACATTCCACCTGCCGAGTGGGATCGGATTGCTCAGCTGCGCCTGTCTCCTCTCTATGTTTCGGTGCATGCGACTGAACCGGAAGTGCGATCGCGTTTGCTCAAAAATGACAGAGCCGCTCAGATTCTAGATCACATCCGCTGGTTCCAATCGCACCGGCTGCAGATTCATGCCCAGGTCGTTGTTTGCCCTGGGATTAACGACGGTCCCCATCTAGAAAGAACCCTAAAAGATCTCGCCGCTTTTCATACAGGCGATGTCCCTACGGTCATTTCTGCTGCTGTTGTTCCGGTCGGGCTTACCCGCTTTCGCCCAGACCAAGATGAACTAGTTCCAGTGACGACTGCCAAAGCGCAGGAAGTGATCGATCAAGTTACGGCTATCCAGGCCGATTTCCAAGCCAAGCTAGGGACTACTTTTGCTTGGCTAGCCGATGAGTGGTTTCTGATGGGACGGCGATCGCTGCCTCCTGAACATCACTATGAGTCTTATCCGCAAATTGGTAATGGAGTAGGTTCTATTCGATTGTTTCTTAAAGAGTTTGATCAGCTTGCTCAAAAGTTACCGGCAAAGGTCACTCCGCCGCGTAAGGTTACCTGGGTGGTTGGTAACGCTGTTGAGCATGCCTTTGCGCCGTTGGTTGATCGCTTAAATCAGGTCGATGGTCTGAGTGTGGATATGGTGGCTATCAACAGTGACTATTGGGGGCAAGAAATCACCGTAACAGGGCTACTGACTGGCCAGGATGTCGCTAGGCACTTGAGTCGAAGAGCCCTAGGCGATTATGTTCTGCTGCCTACCGTGATGCTCAAACAAGGCGATAGCCAGCGCCCAGAAGACACTTACTTTCTCGACGATATGTCCCTACTGAGCTTAGAAAATGAACTAAACTGTTCAGTATTATCCGTTGCAAGTCTATCAGAACTCATAGATGCCTGCTGTGGATCTACTCCTAGCTATATGCCTTTGAGTAGGGTGGCTATGTCGGCTAAGCTTAACCAGGTCATCGATCCCCACTTATTGAATTAG
- a CDS encoding TolC family protein, which yields MSFLPKAAIAASEETPTNNDSRLEDQPQDATVGNSLGLAPRALSESSASENVTLTAQPTAGTVQSDIVPSSIVPSIEPAAPKFSKLRDRLLGDSAQPLPIEVRNRRQAIESELSTQTRWAQSAESSDLEIKSLAKLDTRLEAGASFSEAVAQANTTSEIEADEDGNGLPTLESPIPRPPLIIESIPAPPPTTPDSETETPSEILDSETLDSELGAPSEASGREIDVVPDSLTADPNPLTFPTTTEEVSIEETQVITLEQAVELAYRNNQSLQAALLSLEQATAAVREARAALLPGIDVTANAITQESTRADFLEEPSGIDTLVSGSTEINYDVFTGGARRASIRAAELQEEISTLAVEVQQEDIRLTTANAYYDLQDAGEQIRINQSFLEEAARNLRDSRLRQEVGVGTRFDTLRAEVQFANARQAVIQAQSQERINRRAIAQVLNLPPTATIATTPVAVAENWPLDLEESIVLAFQNRAELEQQLYQADLSDEQRKIALAAIRPSVQLFANYSAQTFINDNDGVTDAYSFGARFVWNPFDGGAARASARQQEIASQIAEEQFSSNLDEVRFDVEQAFFNLQANQENIATSEVAVVQAEEALALANLRLQAGVGTQLDVLSAQSELTEAEANNVAAILGYNRALVAIERAISNVSAL from the coding sequence ATGTCTTTTCTACCTAAAGCTGCTATTGCTGCCTCGGAAGAAACGCCTACGAATAATGATTCGCGGCTAGAAGATCAGCCTCAAGATGCCACAGTAGGTAATTCGCTCGGGCTCGCTCCGCGCGCACTGTCTGAGTCCTCTGCGAGCGAGAACGTTACACTCACTGCTCAGCCTACTGCTGGCACAGTCCAGAGTGATATAGTACCGAGTAGCATAGTACCGAGCATAGAGCCTGCTGCCCCAAAATTTTCCAAGCTCCGCGATCGCCTGCTCGGAGACTCCGCTCAGCCGCTGCCTATAGAAGTACGCAATCGACGACAGGCCATAGAATCAGAGCTTTCTACTCAGACTCGCTGGGCTCAATCTGCTGAAAGTAGTGATCTAGAAATCAAGTCATTAGCCAAGCTAGACACTAGGCTAGAAGCTGGCGCGAGCTTTTCAGAAGCGGTTGCTCAGGCGAACACTACCTCTGAGATCGAAGCTGATGAAGATGGTAATGGTCTGCCTACTTTGGAGTCACCCATTCCAAGGCCCCCCCTGATCATTGAGTCCATCCCAGCGCCCCCTCCCACAACCCCAGATTCTGAGACGGAGACACCCTCAGAGATACTAGATTCGGAGACTCTAGACTCAGAACTCGGTGCGCCCTCAGAGGCATCAGGCCGTGAAATCGACGTAGTCCCTGACAGCTTAACTGCCGATCCTAATCCACTAACTTTTCCAACTACAACAGAAGAAGTCTCAATCGAAGAAACGCAAGTTATCACCTTAGAACAGGCTGTAGAGCTGGCCTATCGTAATAACCAGTCGCTTCAGGCAGCTTTACTGAGCCTAGAGCAGGCCACTGCTGCAGTTAGAGAAGCAAGAGCCGCTCTTTTGCCTGGTATAGACGTCACTGCCAATGCCATCACTCAAGAAAGTACTCGTGCAGATTTTTTGGAAGAACCAAGCGGCATAGATACGCTAGTCAGCGGCTCAACTGAAATTAATTACGATGTCTTTACTGGCGGCGCGCGCCGTGCCAGCATCCGAGCCGCAGAACTCCAAGAGGAAATTAGTACGCTGGCTGTAGAAGTTCAACAGGAGGATATCCGGCTGACTACTGCCAATGCCTATTACGATCTGCAAGATGCGGGTGAACAAATTCGGATCAACCAGTCTTTCCTAGAAGAAGCCGCCCGTAACCTTCGCGATTCTAGACTTAGACAGGAAGTGGGCGTAGGTACTCGGTTTGATACCTTGCGCGCCGAAGTTCAGTTTGCCAATGCGCGCCAAGCGGTGATTCAAGCTCAAAGTCAAGAGCGGATCAATCGCCGGGCGATCGCTCAGGTGCTCAACTTGCCCCCAACTGCTACTATTGCCACGACCCCAGTAGCCGTCGCAGAAAACTGGCCCTTAGACTTAGAAGAAAGTATTGTACTAGCCTTTCAAAACCGCGCCGAACTAGAGCAGCAGCTATACCAAGCCGATCTTAGCGACGAGCAGCGAAAAATTGCGCTAGCGGCAATTAGACCTTCTGTTCAGCTATTCGCAAACTACAGCGCACAGACGTTTATTAATGATAACGATGGCGTCACAGATGCCTATTCTTTTGGTGCTCGCTTTGTCTGGAATCCCTTCGACGGTGGGGCAGCGCGTGCTAGTGCTAGACAGCAGGAAATTGCTAGTCAAATTGCTGAAGAACAGTTCAGCTCGAACCTAGACGAAGTTCGATTTGACGTAGAGCAAGCTTTCTTTAATTTGCAGGCTAACCAAGAGAACATTGCTACTTCAGAAGTCGCTGTTGTGCAAGCAGAAGAAGCCTTGGCACTAGCTAACTTGCGACTACAAGCGGGTGTAGGCACTCAGCTAGACGTCCTAAGTGCTCAGAGCGAGCTGACAGAGGCTGAAGCTAACAACGTGGCGGCCATTTTGGGCTATAACCGGGCTTTAGTCGCGATAGAACGCGCAATTAGTAACGTCAGCGCACTCTAG